Proteins found in one Bremerella volcania genomic segment:
- a CDS encoding NUDIX hydrolase encodes MRNKLSKRFQYEYPRAALTVDIVVFALDEEDLKVMLIQRDLKPFQGQWALPGGFVHVDETLDAAARRELQEETGLKEIFLEQLFTFGDLDRDPRERVVTVAYYALVNLEGHNVQASTDARNAAWFSLNELPELAFDHATILKAAHERLRGKVRYQPIGFELLPEKFTLRQLQHLYEVILDRELDKRNFRKKVLGMEIVQETDEIEKDVAHRAARLYRFDQKAYERLSKQGFHFEI; translated from the coding sequence ATGCGAAACAAGCTATCCAAGAGATTTCAATACGAATACCCGCGAGCCGCACTGACGGTCGACATCGTCGTATTTGCCCTCGATGAAGAAGACTTAAAAGTGATGCTCATTCAGCGCGACCTCAAGCCATTTCAAGGACAATGGGCCTTGCCTGGCGGATTCGTACACGTGGATGAAACCCTGGACGCCGCCGCACGGCGTGAGCTTCAGGAAGAGACGGGGCTTAAGGAGATCTTTTTGGAGCAGTTGTTCACTTTTGGCGACTTAGATCGAGATCCTCGTGAGCGAGTCGTGACCGTCGCCTACTACGCGCTGGTCAATTTAGAGGGACACAACGTCCAGGCCAGCACGGACGCACGAAACGCTGCCTGGTTCTCACTTAATGAGCTTCCGGAACTCGCGTTTGATCACGCGACGATACTGAAAGCCGCTCACGAACGTTTACGAGGCAAAGTGCGTTATCAACCGATCGGATTTGAACTGCTCCCTGAAAAATTTACACTCCGTCAGCTTCAGCATCTCTACGAGGTCATCCTTGATCGAGAACTGGACAAGCGCAATTTTCGCAAGAAGGTGCTGGGGATGGAGATCGTCCAAGAGACGGACGAGATCGAAAAAGATGTCGCCCACCGTGCCGCACGACTTTATCGGTTCGATCAGAAGGCGTATGAGCGACTTAGCAAGCAAGGATTTCACTTCGAGATTTGA